The genomic region GAAATAGATTACAGAAGAAACTCAATGTAGTATGTCCATATCAACAATATGCAATCAGTTGTCTTTTGTGAGGGTCACATTCTGCATCACAGGCAGCAACATCTGAGAGAATGACATAATTACTTGTAACAAATCCTGAAAAGGTCCAGTTGATCCAGCCTCCAATGAGAATCATGGGAAGCACATTGGTGACGTTTCCTTTCATCATATCTGTCAGCATACTGGGATCTGTGAAACGATACAGCATGAAACAAGAAACGCAACATTTAAGTCTTGCTAAGGACTGTTttttgtataatatatatacaattGTTTGGCTTTATTATGTGGAttacaacatttaaaatagCACAATCATATTCTGTGTAAGTGTGTATTGGTAAATACTTTATAGGATTACCTGTCATTGGTGAGGGTGGAACAACCTTTCTTTTGGTCTTCTTGAAAAATCCATCTTCTTGATTATTGAAGTAGAACTTCCTCATCAAAAAGgactaaagaaaagaaaagttgtCAGCACACTGTTGTTCTGACAAATTAATGGAAACAACAGCTGTTTTGTGTAGATAATAAGACAATAACTTGTGCATTAGTTTTAAATGATTGATGAAACTCCCCACCTGTTTGGGAATGTATTTTCCATTTTCCCTGAGGATTCTGCTCCGGATAAGAACCTGGCTGGATTTGGAgatgaaacaaaaataaatgtttgtaaATTCACTCAACTCAGTTTTTTCCTTCAGAAAACCCAAATTCACTCATTTGTTCCTCAAGCGGTCCATTGAGGATTTTAAAACTGCAATTATTCAGCTAACTCAAATGTAAATTGTATATTGTattaaatgtttacattttgtgATTTTGATAGGCTGGTTTATCATAATGTACACTGCCTTCAATGctgtatatttatattgtgtAATCAATTGATATACTCTATGGATACATATCATTCATTATTGATGCAATGTTTTGCGTACCTTTTATGGTTATCTTCTACTGctgatatgtatatatatttgtattattattgtgcTACGTCTAATCTACATGCTACTGTAATGAAACATGTTCCCAATGTGGGATCAATAAACTATATCTAATCCaatttcaatttgttttaaaaaaaataataaactcAACCTTTCAATTGAGGATTACCTACCTGTCAGAAACCTGTTCTAACGTCAACTTCTTGTCACTTTGAAGGAGAATGGACACATAATGCCGTATCACCCCGACGAGGAAGGTGATGAAGACAATGGGGAGCACCACCCAGAGTCGGATGTTGGAGTCCAGCAGCAGCTCCGGCTCAGCCATCCAGCCTGCTAGCTTAACTGGAGTCACAGACACAGCAAAACCATTATTTCAGTACATAGCAATCCAGTTAAACACGGTTTCTGTTtgttttaaaatattaaaatgatGTTCTATTGAAtttaacacatttttattttaatagtTTGCTAAAAATTACTAATATGTAGGCTGTAGCAAGCCACCACCGAGCCTCGTTACCACAGAGCTGTCATTTAGCCGGTTTAGCTAGCTAGCAGCTAACCTAATACACGTTAAACAACATGATTTAAGCTCCACCTCACATAGTAAAAACGATCTGTTCTTTCATAATTCAGGAACAATCCATTTTGAAACCACCACCGATTAGCACAGTTTAACACAGATCACACTAAGCTAATGTTAATGTTAGCCAGGCTACCTTCTTCCTGATACCCGGGGTCACGGACGGTGGGAGCAGGGAGTCTCTAAGCGCAGAGGAAACCACTTGCTGTGTTTTTATCCCAGCTGAGAGAGACGCGAAACATACGCTGAGCGATTTAGTTCAATTAATTAAACAATATTTAATAGTTCGCATCCACTGCTGCGGCCATCGCCCTGTGG from Pseudochaenichthys georgianus chromosome 5, fPseGeo1.2, whole genome shotgun sequence harbors:
- the emc3 gene encoding ER membrane protein complex subunit 3: MAEPELLLDSNIRLWVVLPIVFITFLVGVIRHYVSILLQSDKKLTLEQVSDSQVLIRSRILRENGKYIPKQSFLMRKFYFNNQEDGFFKKTKRKVVPPSPMTDPSMLTDMMKGNVTNVLPMILIGGWINWTFSGFVTTKVPFPLTLRFKPMLQQGVELLSLDASWVSSASWYFLNVFGLRSMYSLILGQDNGADQSRIMQEQMSGAAMAMPADTNKAFKGEWEALELTDHQWALESVEEDLMSRELDFDGLFSKELPCGIF